One region of Thalassophryne amazonica chromosome 16, fThaAma1.1, whole genome shotgun sequence genomic DNA includes:
- the lmtk2 gene encoding serine/threonine-protein kinase LMTK2 — MESRHGFVLLLAAGLFLSACEAAPVHDPHRPGGNRKETLSASLYPSLLVSVTALVVLVVLVVNCVTCCKEREINFKEFEDHFDDEIDFTPPAEDTPSMQSPAEVYTVAVSPVALPGPLHLQPPANITEGSSGFQVARNTLSYIHEIGNGWFGQVGFPPLLHFTGRCFWLGLCLQGDLRGYVSKQDWMLRNSELLLLQRMACEIAAGVTHLHKHNFLHSDLALRNCYLTADLTVKVGDYGIGPYRYKEDYIITEDDIFAPLRWLAPELVGERHGGVITMEQTKPSNVWALGVTLWELFENAAQPYPHLSDREVLNHVIKEQQIKLFKPQLELPYSDRWYEVLQFCWLSPDKRATAEEVHRLLIYLRMQGQKDMEEDFEQRWDALKPNPSTRQTTVSHSSFPILEQFADDALRQEIDEVLTVTETSKGLSFEYVWEAAKQDHYDGSHGRSGMDSTLNYHSMFFPVSTEDIQAHFPDPLVRTAGIEAANTPSGVPGILPVLDAQKPTNDSEYYIQLEEKGENAVGENENRIQKLDSSGQEFVVLQDVHLDESSTDADFFHQSIDSKDSFLPDSHIWSSLENDSPYHTNIFTEGESKQEDSPLWRQSFMELPERNGNSFHEGASLDVQGVEADKGLVDSFLGDCPGATHLQVSVEGENSDVMRLLDSKKLADNLNFLNEQCLLNDGSGSSRPHQSFLSPGVAHEPEETFKMSSWDNFETSGSLNEAVTFVKPIISSTSFQQELLDSSNISLEVFTQSLAENETLVPSITVVTEDYSSNQLLVKTNSSTEDLGLLHSSDRGTDSGFDSTSERFEIIHQIDRNTSAFSESASMDSLCTVAKIPSLGDDSGASNTSVQPTGSKMTDNLEVYPLSLDVDINEDLTNNDLLTDLFEEADVELETTLSDHEESFIDTNGCPLTKSSLLVSGPSLDQISQDSLLEDSMSTTLTTVDNSAETPDSIDSLDIHRLGEQVEELKTQIVHDRLQPPYKISDSGYETENLESPEWNSQPSVEDSSPVKNGMTVAKEKQETGELTASTNLVPPEIIISEVEGALVFLNEDPIEGEQSDQVVPADEALTSGNYRDSAYFSDNESEPEKKSEETTTAVEAVWMRSSTDPFSCDVSEPSQDFSVNVVETHEQESSQTAESQAAVVEMPVHVVETLPEADVVTMENCKIEVKQCNSGHSEEENKWDLSSIGTSPEQPVCQTSPQDLDPSKALSSKVLPESTLHAKLTRTYASDCLLKIKEPDMEGRYLGRRDASVIDRQEDGMDADEEDENSDDSDDDLCGYHLHSSSDSEDDVVHGVPLIISDDSKANNLKSLLKPTTLNIDASSPFPVRSNADNSTRAVSFFDDVTVYLFDQETPTKELGDHSSGSNSQAPELSSTVPAASYLNRFTNSESSTDEEGGGFEWDDDFSSHTPAFLPSTDTDLLSKAKSSSAVSSFSSPPSTVGHVLESSWAGSSNYSRFSISPASIASFSLTHLTDSDIEQGGSGEDGEKD, encoded by the exons gtggAAACAGAAAGGAAACCTTGTCGGCCTCTCTCTACCCGTCCTTACTGGTGTCAGTCACAGCACTTGTGGTCTTGGTGGTGCTGGTGGTGAACTGTGTGACCTGCTGCAAGGAAAGAGAGATCAACTTCAAG GAGTTTGAGGACCACTTTGATGATGAGATCGACTTCACTCCGCCAGCAGAGGACACACCCTCTATGCAGTCCCCAGCCGAGGTGTACACTGTTGCCGTGTCCCCTGTGGCCCTGCCTGGACCACTACATCTGCAGCCTCCTGCCAATATTACAG AGGGATCCTCAGGCTTCCAAGTGGCACGCAACACTCTCAGTTACATTCACGAGATTGGCAACGGCTGGTTTGGCCAGGTAGGATTTCCCCCCCTCCTCCATTTCACTGGTAGGTGTTTCTGGCTTGGAT tgtgtttgcagGGGGATTTGCGGGGTTATGTGTCTAAGCAGGACTGGATGCTCAGAAATTCTGAATTGTTGCTGCTGCAGAGGATGGCCTGTGAAATCGCTGCTGGTGTCACTCACCTTCATAAACACAATTTCTTGCACAG TGATTTGGCTCTGAGGAATTGTTACCTGACTGCGGACCTTACCGTCAAAGTTGGAGACTACGGAATTGGACCCTACAGATACAAA GAGGATTACATCATCACAGAAGATGATATATTTGCACCCCTTCGCTGGTTGGCACCGGAGCTGGTGGGCGAGCGCCATGGAGGTGTAATTACTATGGAGCAGACCAAACCTAGCAATGTGTG GGCCTTGGGGGTTACATTGTGGGAGCTCTTTGAAAATGCTGCTCAGCCTTACCCACATCTGTCTGATAGAGAGGTTCTCAACCACGTTATCAAGGAGCAACAAATTAAACTTTTTAAGCCACAACTGGAACTTCCCTACTCTGACAGATG GTATGAGGTGCTACAGTTCTGCTGGCTGTCCCCAGACAAGCGGGCCACAGCTGAAGAAGTACACCGCTTGCTCATCTACCTGCGAATGCAAGGACAGAAAGACATGGAGGAAGATTTTGAACAGCGTTGGGATGCTCTCAAGCCCAACCCTTCCACAAGGCAGACCACTGTTAGCCACTCCTCTTTCCCAATTTTAGAACAGTTTGCAGATGATGCCCTGCGGCAAGAGATCGATGAAGTTCTTACAGTCACTGAAACTAGCAAAGGTCTTAGCTTTGAATATGTTTGGGAAGCGGCCAAACAAGATCACTATGACGGCAGCCACGGCCGCTCAGGCATGGATTCAACATTGAACTACCACAGCATGTTCTTCCCAGTTTCCACTGAAGACATCCAGGCACATTTTCCAGACCCTTTGGTCAGAACAGCTGGTATAGAAGCTGCTAATACACCTTCAGGAGTTCCTGGGATTTTGCCAGTGTTAGATGCTCAGAAGCCAACAAATGACAGTGAGTACTACATACAACTAGAAGAGAAAGGAGAGAATGCTGTTGGAGAAAATGAGAATAGGATACAAAAATTGGATTCAAGTGGCCAAGAATTTGTTGTCCTCCAAGATGTCCATCTCGATGAGTCAAGCACAGATGCAGATTTTTTCCACCAAAGCATTGATTCAAAGGATTCCTTTCTACCAGATAGCCACATTTGGTCATCACTAGAAAATGACAGCCCGTACCACACCAACATTTTCACAGAGGGGGAGTCCAAACAAGAGGACTCTCCATTATGGAGACAAAGCTTTATGGAGCTTCCAGAACGCAACGGGAACTCTTTCCATGAAGGTGCCTCATTAGATGTTCAGGGTGTTGAAGCAGATAAAGGATTAGTGGATTCTTTTTTAGGGGATTGTCCAGGAGCCACTCACCTGCAGGTCTCTGTGGAAGGGGAGAACTCAGATGTGATGAGGCTTCTGGACAGCAAGAAACTAGCCGACAACTTGAATTTTTTGAATGAGCAGTGTCTGTTAAATGATGGATCTGGTTCATCCCGTCCTCACCAGAGTTTCCTTTCACCTGGTGTAGCTCACGAACCAGAGGAAACATTCAAAATGAGTTCTTGGGACAACTTTGAAACTTCTGGCAGCTTAAATGAAGCAGTAACTTTTGTAAAGCCCATAATAAGTAGCACATCCTTCCAACAGGAACTTTTAGATTCTTCAAATATCAGCTTGGAGGTCTTTACTCAGTCTCTGGCAGAAAATGAAACACTGGTGCCTTCCATTACAGTGGTCACAGAAGATTACTCAAGCAACCAACTGCTGGTTAAAACTAATTCTTCCACTGAAGACCTCGGTCTACTGCATTCTTCGGACAGAGGTACAGACTCTGGTTTTGATTCTACCTCAGAGAGGTTTGAGATTATTCATCAAATTGATAGAAACACTTCTGCATTCTCTGAAAGTGCCAGTATGGACTCGTTGTGCACAGTTGCCAAAATTCCCAGTTTGGGAGATGATTCTGGTGCATCAAACACCAGTGTCCAGCCCACAGGAAGTAAAATGACTGATAACCTGGAAGTCTACCCGTTGTCCCTGGACGTTGACATTAATGAAGACTTGACAAACAATGATCTGTTGACTGATTTATTTGAGGAGGCAGATGTAGAACTAGAAACCACTCTTTCTGACCATGAAGAATCCTTTATCGATACTAATGGTTGTCCTCTTACCAAATCTTCCCTTCTTGTTTCTGGGCCATCTCTGGATCAGATCAGCCAGGACAGCCTATTGGAAGACAGCATGTCCACCACTCTAACAACTGTAGATAACTCGGCTGAGACACCAGACTCTATAGACTCTCTTGACATCCATAGGCTGGGAGAACAAGTTGAAGAGCTGAAAACTCAAATTGTGCACGACAGACTTCAGCCCCCCTACAAGATATCAGACAGCGGATATGAAACTGAGAACCTGGAGTCTCCGGAGTGGAATTCTCAGCCCAGTGTTGAGGACAGTTCCCCAGTGAAAAATGGCATGACTGTTGCTAAAGAAAAACAAGAGACCGGAGAGTTGACAGCATCTACAAATTTGGTTCCACCAGAAATAATCATATCGGAAGTAGAGGGTGCACTGGTTTTTCTGAATGAGGACCCCATTGAGGGTGAGCAGTCAGATCAAGTAGTTCCTGCTGATGAAGCACTCACAAGCGGCAATTACAGAGACTCTGCATACTTCTCAGACAACGAATCAGAGCCTGAAAAGAAGTCTGAAGAAACCACTACTGCTGTTGAGGCTGTATGGATGAGAAGCTCCACTGATCCATTCAGCTGTGATGTTAGTGAGCCGTCACAGGATTTTAGTGTCAATGTAGTTGAAACACATGAGCAAGAATCTTCACAAACTGCTGAATCACAAGCTGCTGTTGTAGAGATGCCTGTTCATGTGGTAGAAACATTGCCAGAAGCAGATGTAGTTACTATGGAGAACTGCAAAATAGAGGTGAAACAGTGCAATAGTGGTCACAGCGAGGAGGAAAATAAATGGGATCTTTCCAGCATTGGAACGTCTCCTGAACAACCAGTGTGCCAAACCTCACCCCAAGATTTGGACCCTTCAAAGGCCCTCTCTTCAAAGGTGTTGCCAGAGAGCACACTTCATGCAAAACTAACCAGGACCTATGCCAGTGACTGTCTTCTTAAAATTAAAGAACCAGACATGGAGGGACGATACCTGGGGAGGCGGGATGCCTCTGTTATAGATCGGCAGGAGGATGGCATGGATGCAGATGAGGAGGACGAGAACAGCGATGACTCGGATGATGACCTTTGTGGGTATCATCTGCACAGCAGCTCCGACAGCGAGGATGACGTCGTTCATGGGGTGCCGCTTATTATCTCAGACGACAGCAAAGCAAACAACCTGAAGAGCTTGTTGAAACCCACCACTCTGAACATAGATGCGTCATCTCCATTTCCTGTGAGGTCCAATGCCGATAACTCCACAAGAGCAGTGTCCTTCTTTGATGATGTCACTGTCTACCTGTTTGACCAG GAGACTCCCACAAAGGAACTAGGTGACCACTCCTCAGGGTCCAACAGCCAGGCACCAGAGCTCAGCAGCACAGTACCTGCTGCTAGCTACCTGAACCGATTCACTAACTCTGAAAGCTCCACAGATGAAGAAG GCGGTGGCTTTGAGTGGGACGATGACTTCTCCTCGCATACGCCTGCCTTCCTGCCCAGCACAGATACAGACCTACTGTCTAAGGCCAAGTCCTCGTCTGCGGTGTCTTCTTTTTCGTCTCCACCCTCTACAGTTGGGCACGTGCTGGAGTCTAGTTGGGCTGGCTCCTCAAACTACTCCCGTTTCTCCATCTCACCGGCCAGCATTGCAAGCTTCTCCCTCACACATCTTACAGATTCTGACATTGAACAAGGAG